From the genome of Segatella hominis, one region includes:
- a CDS encoding TIGR01212 family radical SAM protein (This family includes YhcC from E. coli K-12, an uncharacterized radical SAM protein.) — protein MMMYYNDFGTWIRKQFPDFRVQKISIDAGFSCPNRDGKISSGGCTYCDNRTFNPSYCDRKKSISEQLEEGKAFFSRKYPDMKYLAYFQAYTNTYAKVEQLREMYEEALRVEDVVGIVIGTRPDCMSDELLDYLEELNKRTFLLVEYGIESANDDTLRRINRGHDFACSRDAVERTHARGILTGGHIIIGLPGEDAEESLRQAPIISSLPLDILKIHQMQIIKGTRLAQEYAEHPFHVYSVEEYIDVIVRFIRLLRPDLVLERFVSQSPKELLVAPKWGLKNYEFTNLLNNRLKSR, from the coding sequence ATTATGATGTATTATAATGATTTTGGTACTTGGATTCGGAAACAGTTTCCTGATTTCCGGGTTCAGAAGATTTCTATAGATGCAGGATTTTCCTGTCCCAACCGGGATGGGAAAATTTCCAGCGGCGGATGTACTTATTGTGACAACCGCACGTTCAATCCCAGCTATTGCGACCGCAAGAAGTCTATCTCCGAACAGTTGGAAGAGGGGAAGGCATTCTTTTCCCGTAAGTATCCGGACATGAAGTATCTTGCTTATTTCCAGGCTTATACCAATACTTATGCTAAGGTAGAACAGCTTCGGGAGATGTATGAGGAAGCCCTTCGCGTGGAAGATGTGGTGGGTATCGTGATTGGTACTCGCCCGGACTGTATGAGCGATGAATTGCTGGATTATCTGGAGGAACTCAACAAGCGCACGTTCTTATTGGTGGAGTATGGAATAGAAAGTGCGAATGATGATACTTTGCGTCGCATCAATCGCGGCCATGATTTTGCCTGCAGCCGTGATGCGGTAGAGCGTACGCATGCTCGCGGCATCCTGACTGGCGGTCATATTATCATCGGGCTGCCAGGAGAAGATGCGGAGGAGAGTCTCCGTCAGGCTCCTATCATTTCTTCGCTTCCTCTTGATATTCTGAAGATTCATCAGATGCAGATTATCAAGGGAACCCGTTTGGCACAGGAATATGCTGAGCATCCTTTTCATGTCTATTCGGTAGAGGAGTATATTGACGTCATCGTCAGGTTTATTCGGTTGCTTCGCCCGGATCTGGTGCTCGAAAGGTTTGTAAGTCAATCGCCTAAGGAATTGCTCGTGGCTCCGAAATGGGGATTGAAGAATTATGAGTTTACTAACTTGCTGAACAATAGGCTTAAGAGCCGTTAA
- a CDS encoding gliding motility protein GldB has translation MKNLYHIIIIAALVLLSSACEFKFKPNEELVAEPLCVQRYDRLESRYLTTGDFSALQQMNTDYPIETRTLIEKMLQLGTITDANISNRFLMFFQDSTLQALIADAEAEYANMDDINKELKESFGRLQDWLPEIKQPVFYAQIGALDQSIVIGESSVGISLDKYMGSKYPLYKKYYNAQQRSTMNRNNIVPDCLTFYLLSIYPMDDFDNRPQLDRDLHMGKIMWTVNRAMNREVFNTRYVKTINDFVKRYPKITVKQLLEDEDYSAIKALHKD, from the coding sequence GTGAAGAATTTATATCATATTATCATAATTGCGGCACTTGTCTTGCTTTCTTCGGCTTGTGAATTTAAATTCAAGCCGAATGAGGAGTTAGTTGCTGAACCTCTTTGCGTACAGCGTTATGATCGTTTGGAAAGCCGCTATCTTACTACCGGAGATTTTTCTGCCCTGCAGCAGATGAATACCGATTATCCTATTGAAACCCGTACTCTGATAGAGAAAATGCTCCAGTTGGGTACGATTACCGATGCCAACATCAGCAATCGCTTCCTGATGTTCTTTCAGGACTCTACGCTCCAGGCTCTCATCGCAGATGCAGAGGCTGAATATGCCAATATGGACGATATCAATAAGGAGTTGAAGGAATCGTTTGGTCGATTGCAGGATTGGCTGCCGGAAATCAAGCAGCCTGTTTTCTATGCGCAGATAGGAGCTTTGGACCAGAGTATCGTGATAGGCGAGTCTTCGGTCGGCATTTCACTCGATAAGTACATGGGGTCTAAATATCCGCTCTACAAGAAATATTATAATGCCCAGCAGCGTAGCACCATGAACCGAAACAACATCGTGCCAGACTGTCTCACTTTCTATCTGCTGAGTATCTATCCGATGGATGATTTTGACAACAGACCGCAGTTGGACCGCGACCTGCACATGGGAAAAATCATGTGGACGGTCAATAGGGCGATGAACAGGGAAGTCTTCAATACCCGATATGTAAAGACAATCAACGATTTCGTGAAGCGCTATCCGAAAATTACGGTCAAGCAATTACTGGAAGATGAAGACTATTCCGCTATCAAGGCTTTGCACAAAGATTAG
- a CDS encoding glycosyltransferase family 2 protein encodes MAKVAIVILNWNGQKMLAKFLPNVIEYSRQDAEIWVADNSSSDGSMHLLETQFPQVKTIVLEQNFGFAEGYNRALRQIEADYYVLLNSDVEVSHHWLTPLIEFMDSHPRVAACQPKLLAEYDKDSFEYAGACGGFLDKYGYPFCRGRIFGTVERDNGQYDYQQEILWATGACMMIRSADYWKAGGLDGRFFAHNEEIDLCWRLRLMGRKIYCIPESEVYHVGGGTLPKSNPMKTFLNFRNNLTMLYKNLSDKELSYVMRVRWFLDYLAAFEMLLLQRNWGDFKAVFKARKAFKEWRSSFDEERKRIQAQRVEEEIPQIFQTSILWQYYAKGVKNFKDLKTT; translated from the coding sequence ATGGCAAAAGTAGCAATTGTAATACTAAATTGGAATGGTCAGAAGATGCTGGCCAAGTTTCTTCCGAATGTGATAGAGTATTCCCGACAGGATGCTGAAATCTGGGTGGCGGACAACAGTTCGTCAGATGGTTCCATGCACCTTCTGGAAACTCAATTTCCTCAGGTTAAGACTATCGTACTGGAGCAGAATTTTGGCTTTGCCGAAGGGTATAATCGGGCGTTACGCCAGATAGAGGCCGACTACTATGTGCTTTTGAATAGCGATGTAGAGGTGAGTCATCATTGGCTTACTCCGCTTATCGAGTTTATGGATTCCCATCCTCGGGTGGCAGCCTGTCAGCCGAAATTGTTGGCAGAATATGACAAGGACAGTTTTGAGTATGCCGGCGCCTGTGGAGGTTTTCTGGATAAATATGGTTATCCTTTCTGTCGTGGCAGGATTTTCGGTACGGTAGAACGTGATAATGGCCAGTATGATTACCAGCAGGAGATATTGTGGGCTACGGGTGCGTGCATGATGATCCGTTCTGCGGATTATTGGAAGGCAGGTGGACTTGACGGCCGCTTTTTCGCTCATAATGAGGAGATAGACCTTTGCTGGCGTTTGCGCCTGATGGGGCGGAAAATCTATTGCATTCCTGAGAGTGAAGTGTATCATGTGGGTGGAGGAACTTTGCCTAAGAGCAATCCGATGAAGACTTTCCTGAATTTCAGAAATAATCTAACGATGCTTTATAAGAATCTGTCGGACAAGGAGTTATCGTATGTGATGAGAGTGAGATGGTTTCTCGATTATCTGGCTGCTTTTGAGATGTTGCTGCTTCAGCGGAATTGGGGTGATTTCAAGGCTGTGTTCAAAGCTCGTAAGGCATTCAAGGAATGGCGTTCCTCTTTTGATGAGGAGAGAAAGCGTATTCAGGCACAAAGAGTAGAGGAGGAGATTCCGCAGATTTTCCAGACTTCCATATTGTGGCAATATTACGCCAAGGGAGTGAAGAATTTCAAGGATTTGAAAACGACTTGA
- a CDS encoding S9 family peptidase produces MKKFSIFIATIMMVTAMEAAEKLDLKSITSGEFSASYVTGINPIEGTDLYASISNDGKQIVSYSFKSGKQVAVLFDIHEAQAPFESIDGYVMSPDGKQLLVITKSKAVYRRSFKAEYFIYNIASKKLRKLSEGENQQVATWSPDSKHIAFVKDNNLFVFDGEKETQITSDGKFNEIINGIPDWVYEEEFAFNRAFAWNADGTSIGWIRFDESHVKTYSLQLFEGAKPAHPEFHDYPGEYSYKYPKAGQDNSKVSLWSYDLKAGKTIRLDVPVDADGYYPRIKTSPDRNSLIVYTMNRHQDDMRLYSVNPFTGASKMLIKESVPKFVKEEVMENSIVGKKYILMPSDRDGYMHLYLYDMNGKLIRQVEKGNYDVTEIYGMDEKTGNVYFQAAMINPHDRQVYVAHKNGKVERLTDAEGSNAANFSGDFRYFVNTWSSYSHPQVFTVRSNKGKVIKMLEDNKVLLEKTQKYNWGKRETFSFTTSEGVKLDGWMVKPVDFDANKKYPVILFQYSGPGNQQVLNAWNTGSMGQGGAFDYYLAQEGFIVVCVDGRGTGGRGAEFEKSTYLRLGDLESKDQVETALYMSSLPYVDKDNIGIWGWSYGGFNTLMSMSEGRPVFKAGVAVAPPTCYRFYDTVYTERYMRTPQENEDGYKVNPIERADRLHGALLICHGVADDNVHPQNTFEYSEALVQADKDFKELFYTNRNHGIYGGNTRNHLLRQIADWFKSHMK; encoded by the coding sequence ATGAAGAAATTTTCTATTTTTATTGCAACTATCATGATGGTAACGGCAATGGAAGCTGCAGAGAAACTGGATCTGAAGAGCATTACTTCGGGCGAATTCTCTGCCAGTTATGTGACGGGAATCAATCCTATCGAAGGTACTGATTTGTATGCTTCTATCAGTAATGACGGCAAGCAGATTGTCAGCTATTCCTTCAAGTCGGGCAAGCAGGTGGCTGTCCTCTTTGATATTCATGAGGCTCAGGCTCCTTTCGAGTCTATTGATGGATATGTGATGAGCCCTGACGGCAAGCAACTTCTGGTAATCACCAAGAGCAAGGCTGTGTACCGCAGATCTTTCAAGGCTGAGTATTTCATCTATAATATCGCCAGCAAGAAGCTCCGCAAACTTTCTGAGGGCGAAAACCAGCAGGTGGCTACCTGGTCGCCTGATTCCAAGCACATCGCTTTCGTAAAGGATAATAATCTCTTTGTCTTTGATGGCGAAAAGGAAACGCAGATTACTTCCGACGGCAAGTTTAATGAAATCATCAACGGAATTCCTGACTGGGTTTACGAGGAGGAATTTGCTTTCAATAGGGCGTTTGCATGGAATGCTGACGGTACTTCCATCGGCTGGATTCGCTTCGATGAGTCGCATGTGAAGACTTATTCCCTCCAGCTTTTCGAGGGTGCCAAGCCAGCACATCCTGAGTTCCACGATTATCCGGGCGAGTATTCCTACAAGTATCCGAAGGCGGGTCAGGACAATTCCAAGGTGAGCCTCTGGAGTTATGATCTGAAGGCTGGCAAGACCATCCGCCTTGATGTTCCGGTAGATGCTGACGGATATTATCCTCGCATCAAAACTTCGCCAGACCGCAATAGTCTGATTGTCTATACGATGAACCGCCATCAGGACGATATGCGACTCTATTCGGTCAATCCTTTCACGGGTGCCAGCAAGATGCTCATCAAGGAGAGCGTGCCTAAGTTTGTGAAAGAGGAGGTGATGGAGAACAGCATCGTGGGCAAGAAATATATCCTCATGCCAAGCGACCGCGACGGCTATATGCATCTTTATCTCTACGATATGAACGGCAAGCTGATTCGCCAGGTAGAGAAGGGAAATTATGATGTGACCGAGATTTACGGAATGGACGAGAAGACCGGGAACGTGTACTTCCAGGCTGCGATGATCAATCCGCACGACCGACAGGTATATGTGGCTCACAAGAATGGTAAGGTGGAGCGACTCACAGATGCGGAGGGCTCTAATGCTGCCAATTTCTCGGGCGATTTCAGATATTTCGTCAATACCTGGAGCTCTTACAGCCATCCGCAGGTGTTTACCGTGCGCAGCAACAAGGGTAAGGTTATCAAGATGCTGGAGGACAACAAGGTACTTTTGGAGAAGACCCAGAAATACAACTGGGGCAAGCGTGAGACTTTCTCGTTTACTACTTCCGAGGGCGTGAAACTCGACGGTTGGATGGTGAAGCCTGTTGACTTTGATGCCAACAAGAAGTATCCTGTCATCCTGTTCCAGTATTCCGGTCCGGGCAACCAGCAGGTTCTGAATGCCTGGAATACGGGCAGTATGGGCCAGGGTGGTGCTTTCGACTATTATCTGGCTCAGGAGGGTTTCATCGTGGTTTGTGTAGATGGTCGCGGAACGGGTGGCCGTGGTGCAGAATTTGAGAAATCTACTTATCTCAGACTGGGCGATCTGGAGTCTAAGGATCAGGTGGAGACGGCTCTCTACATGAGTAGTCTGCCATACGTTGATAAGGACAATATCGGCATCTGGGGCTGGAGTTATGGTGGCTTCAATACGTTGATGAGTATGAGCGAAGGCCGTCCTGTGTTCAAGGCTGGTGTGGCTGTGGCACCTCCTACCTGCTACCGTTTCTATGATACGGTTTATACCGAGCGCTATATGCGTACTCCTCAGGAGAATGAGGATGGTTACAAGGTGAATCCTATCGAGCGTGCAGACCGCTTGCATGGTGCCCTGCTGATTTGCCATGGTGTGGCTGATGATAATGTGCATCCTCAGAATACCTTCGAATATTCAGAGGCGCTGGTTCAGGCAGACAAGGATTTCAAGGAGCTGTTTTATACCAACAGAAACCATGGTATTTATGGTGGCAATACGCGCAATCATCTGTTGAGACAGATTGCAGATTGGTTTAAGAGTCACATGAAATAA
- a CDS encoding DUF4861 domain-containing protein produces the protein MRRIYLSFFAFFLALGMEAQTMVKVQVTNPSKVERNNEPVVLDLSKYGEVSKAVVTVDGKEIPSQLDDLNRDCVNDELCFLADLGKRESKTYQILLFSEGEQSVYPARTFAELVVPSKNKKLAKNKQDIYLRSIAFDKKTKDVYHFVHSHGVCFESDLVAMRVYFDNRQTIDLYGKINKGLVVEDTQFYPSEEQLAAGSGDDCLWVGNTYGLGALRGWDGTKSLLLTDVKCQEQRVISEGPLRAVVEVVDNGWVPAPGLKPVNATIRYTIYAGHRDFDVEVFFNKNADDYVFSTGLINVKGSTEMSDGKGLRGCYGSDWPTGKDDGKHKLETVGLGIYVPQSHFVSQEEANKDVYTMLVRPVGKKLTYKLAYTSANETYGFSGEKEWYKWLAEWKKLQTQPLLVKVF, from the coding sequence ATGAGACGTATTTATTTATCATTTTTTGCTTTCTTCCTGGCATTAGGGATGGAAGCGCAAACGATGGTGAAGGTGCAGGTGACTAATCCTTCCAAAGTAGAGAGAAACAACGAACCGGTTGTCTTGGATTTGAGCAAGTATGGCGAAGTTTCCAAGGCCGTCGTTACGGTAGATGGCAAGGAAATTCCATCCCAGTTGGATGATCTGAATCGTGACTGCGTGAATGATGAACTTTGTTTTCTGGCTGATCTCGGCAAGAGGGAGTCGAAGACTTATCAGATTCTGTTGTTTTCCGAGGGCGAGCAGTCTGTCTATCCTGCCCGTACATTTGCAGAACTGGTTGTGCCAAGCAAGAACAAGAAGTTGGCCAAGAACAAGCAGGATATTTACTTGCGCAGTATTGCCTTCGACAAGAAGACCAAGGATGTCTATCATTTTGTGCATTCTCATGGCGTCTGTTTCGAGAGCGACCTCGTGGCGATGCGTGTTTATTTCGACAATCGGCAGACCATCGACCTTTATGGCAAAATCAATAAGGGACTGGTGGTAGAGGATACTCAGTTTTATCCTTCCGAAGAACAGTTGGCAGCAGGTTCCGGCGACGACTGTCTGTGGGTAGGCAATACCTATGGTTTGGGTGCCCTGCGCGGTTGGGACGGCACGAAATCCCTGTTGCTTACAGATGTGAAATGTCAGGAGCAGCGTGTTATTTCCGAAGGTCCTTTGCGTGCCGTGGTAGAAGTGGTGGACAACGGTTGGGTTCCGGCTCCAGGATTAAAGCCAGTAAATGCCACCATCCGCTATACGATTTATGCGGGGCATAGGGATTTTGATGTGGAGGTATTCTTCAATAAGAATGCGGATGATTACGTATTTTCTACAGGACTTATCAACGTGAAGGGTTCTACAGAAATGTCTGATGGCAAGGGATTGAGAGGCTGTTATGGTAGCGACTGGCCTACGGGCAAGGATGATGGCAAACATAAGTTGGAGACAGTTGGCTTAGGTATTTATGTGCCTCAATCTCATTTCGTGAGCCAGGAGGAGGCCAACAAGGATGTATATACGATGCTGGTGCGCCCTGTAGGAAAGAAGCTGACCTATAAATTGGCTTATACGAGCGCCAATGAAACCTATGGTTTTTCCGGAGAAAAGGAGTGGTATAAGTGGTTGGCGGAATGGAAGAAACTTCAGACTCAGCCATTACTGGTCAAAGTATTTTAA
- a CDS encoding PqqD family protein, giving the protein MKAKPGFNLRVVCGENIIVAEGEENIDFSNIISMNESSAYLWQNIQGKEFTHEDLVGLLTQEYEVDEATAMKDVKALTELWLQAGIIEA; this is encoded by the coding sequence ATGAAAGCAAAACCAGGTTTCAATCTCCGTGTGGTTTGTGGTGAGAACATCATCGTGGCTGAGGGAGAGGAGAATATTGATTTCAGCAATATCATTAGTATGAATGAGAGTTCTGCTTATTTGTGGCAGAATATCCAGGGCAAGGAGTTTACTCATGAAGACTTGGTTGGTCTGCTGACTCAGGAGTATGAGGTGGATGAGGCTACGGCGATGAAAGACGTGAAGGCTCTTACCGAATTATGGTTGCAGGCTGGAATTATTGAAGCATAA
- a CDS encoding esterase-like activity of phytase family protein, which translates to MLRNILLTCFLCFGYQVLWADTLQVVRGDVEEGQWTVVREFPQKSYSRFVPAGNYSGITHLHDDIYAVVSDKSDSALFFKFRIQVDELTGELRHVENLGYDVMVDGSCYDGKSWIGKDRGFDHEAIAKVSDSTLMVASEGFFSIREFFINPSSRNAEWNSRLRKIDCPSAAFAPNYAFESLAFDSVRHNLWTIPESTLRKDGESATPQNGEANKLRLMRIDIGHLKGIDAQHLEGIGVLRQNSDDSDSVNVGGKHFMETYAYRMDKPTTNKKAETYVMGVSELCVLPDGQLLVLEREAFIPKMKLGAFCKCKLYLINPLQENPYPIEQPFCEATPYIDKHLLLEWKTGLSVFDRSFANYEGMCLGPKLKNGDQVVILLSDSQDQYAGVLKDWFKTVVIGK; encoded by the coding sequence ATGCTTCGGAATATTTTACTAACTTGTTTCTTGTGTTTCGGGTATCAGGTGCTTTGGGCTGATACTTTACAGGTGGTGCGGGGTGATGTTGAGGAAGGTCAATGGACTGTCGTTCGGGAGTTTCCTCAGAAATCCTATTCCCGGTTTGTACCAGCAGGAAACTATAGTGGCATTACTCATTTGCATGATGATATTTATGCGGTAGTAAGCGATAAGTCTGATAGTGCCTTGTTTTTCAAGTTTCGCATCCAGGTAGATGAACTTACGGGAGAGCTTCGGCATGTGGAGAATCTGGGATATGATGTGATGGTGGATGGAAGCTGCTATGACGGGAAATCTTGGATAGGCAAGGATAGGGGCTTTGATCATGAGGCGATTGCAAAGGTTTCCGATTCTACCCTGATGGTGGCAAGTGAGGGATTTTTCAGTATCAGGGAGTTTTTTATCAATCCTTCATCCCGGAATGCGGAATGGAATTCCCGACTCAGAAAGATAGATTGCCCGTCTGCTGCGTTTGCTCCTAACTATGCGTTTGAATCTTTGGCTTTCGATTCTGTCCGTCATAACCTTTGGACGATTCCTGAAAGTACGCTCCGGAAGGATGGGGAATCTGCAACGCCACAGAATGGAGAAGCTAATAAACTACGTCTGATGAGAATTGATATTGGGCATCTGAAGGGGATAGATGCTCAACATCTGGAGGGGATAGGTGTTCTGAGGCAGAATAGCGATGATTCAGATTCAGTAAATGTTGGGGGAAAACACTTTATGGAAACTTACGCCTACCGGATGGATAAGCCTACTACGAACAAGAAGGCTGAAACGTATGTGATGGGTGTTAGCGAATTGTGTGTCTTACCAGATGGTCAGTTGTTGGTCTTGGAGCGTGAAGCTTTTATTCCAAAGATGAAATTGGGAGCATTTTGTAAGTGCAAGTTGTACTTGATTAATCCGTTGCAGGAGAATCCGTATCCCATTGAGCAACCTTTCTGCGAAGCTACACCTTATATTGATAAGCATTTGCTTTTAGAATGGAAGACCGGTTTGTCGGTTTTTGACCGCTCGTTTGCAAATTACGAAGGAATGTGCCTGGGACCGAAATTAAAGAATGGTGATCAGGTGGTGATTCTACTTTCTGATTCCCAAGACCAATATGCAGGCGTTCTTAAAGACTGGTTTAAAACGGTTGTAATAGGAAAATAG
- a CDS encoding S24/S26 family peptidase, with the protein MQDNHSIKTVEIQFANAQLLPEIVKLLEEGHTVTLLLRGYSMRPFLEDNRDKALLTKAKDIKVGDAVLAEIGYRHYVLHRIIKIQDREVILRGDGNLGIEKCRIEDVKASVIGFYRKGRKKLDRTDSKKWKIYSALWMRLFPIRRYLLAAYRRIWIPILGPM; encoded by the coding sequence ATGCAAGATAATCATTCCATAAAGACTGTAGAAATACAGTTTGCCAACGCCCAACTACTCCCAGAGATCGTAAAACTGCTGGAAGAAGGTCATACCGTAACCCTGCTGCTGCGCGGTTACTCCATGCGCCCGTTCCTGGAAGACAATAGAGACAAGGCCTTGCTGACCAAGGCTAAAGACATCAAAGTAGGCGATGCGGTACTGGCAGAAATCGGCTACAGGCATTACGTGCTTCATCGCATCATCAAGATTCAGGACCGGGAAGTAATACTGCGAGGAGACGGAAACTTAGGCATAGAGAAATGCAGAATAGAAGACGTGAAAGCATCCGTAATCGGATTTTACCGCAAGGGCAGAAAGAAGCTGGACAGAACCGACAGCAAAAAGTGGAAAATTTATTCGGCCCTATGGATGCGCCTCTTCCCTATCCGCAGATATCTTCTTGCCGCTTACAGAAGAATCTGGATTCCGATTCTTGGACCGATGTAG
- the mtaB gene encoding tRNA (N(6)-L-threonylcarbamoyladenosine(37)-C(2))-methylthiotransferase MtaB, with protein sequence MIDTSAFQGKKAAYYTLGCKLNFSETSTFGKMLEDMGVVTAQKGEQADICLINTCSVTEVADHKCRQAIHRMVRQNPGAFVVVTGCYAQLESENVSKIEGVDLVLGANEKAHLIQYLSDAWAQKYSEALHQHHSVKTKEIKTFQPSCSRGNRTRYFLKVQDGCNYYCTYCTIPFARGNSRNPSIASLVEQSEQAAREGGKEIVITGVNIGDFGQTTHERFLDLVKALDGVEGIKRYRISSLEPDLCDDDLIEYCAQSRAFMPHFHIPLQSGSDEVLKLMHRRYDKALFAHKVQLIKEKMPDAFIGVDVMVGCRGETPECFEECYEFLKSLPVTQLHVFPYSERPGTAALKIPYVVSDKEKKLRSKRLLELSDQKTQEFYAQYIGTEAEVLFEKAPRGKAMHGFTKNYVRVELSPALAKEEYDNQLLRVRLGDFNHDKTALKAELL encoded by the coding sequence ATGATAGATACAAGTGCCTTTCAAGGCAAGAAAGCTGCTTATTATACTCTGGGTTGTAAACTCAATTTCTCAGAGACTTCCACTTTCGGAAAGATGCTGGAAGATATGGGGGTTGTTACAGCTCAGAAGGGTGAACAAGCTGATATTTGTTTGATAAATACATGTTCTGTAACAGAAGTGGCTGATCACAAATGTCGTCAGGCCATTCATCGTATGGTACGCCAGAATCCTGGAGCCTTTGTGGTTGTTACTGGTTGCTATGCCCAGTTGGAATCAGAGAATGTGAGCAAGATAGAAGGTGTTGACCTGGTGCTTGGTGCCAATGAGAAAGCTCATCTGATACAGTATCTGAGTGATGCTTGGGCGCAGAAGTATTCAGAAGCGCTTCATCAGCATCATAGTGTGAAGACCAAGGAAATCAAGACTTTCCAGCCGTCTTGTTCCCGTGGCAACCGCACCCGTTATTTCCTGAAGGTACAGGATGGTTGCAATTATTATTGTACCTATTGTACAATACCTTTTGCCCGTGGCAATTCCCGCAATCCAAGTATTGCCTCTCTTGTAGAACAGTCTGAGCAGGCAGCCCGTGAGGGTGGTAAGGAAATCGTTATTACTGGCGTGAACATCGGAGATTTCGGTCAGACAACTCATGAGCGCTTTTTGGATCTGGTGAAGGCTCTTGACGGAGTAGAGGGCATCAAGCGATATAGAATTTCCAGTCTGGAGCCAGACCTCTGTGATGATGATCTCATCGAATATTGTGCCCAGAGCCGGGCTTTCATGCCTCATTTCCACATACCTCTGCAAAGCGGTAGCGACGAGGTACTCAAGTTGATGCATCGTCGTTATGATAAGGCTCTGTTTGCTCATAAGGTTCAACTGATCAAGGAGAAGATGCCGGATGCTTTCATCGGGGTTGACGTGATGGTAGGCTGCCGTGGTGAAACGCCTGAGTGTTTTGAGGAATGTTATGAGTTCCTGAAGTCCTTGCCTGTTACCCAACTTCATGTTTTCCCTTATTCTGAACGCCCGGGTACGGCTGCGCTCAAGATTCCTTATGTGGTGAGTGACAAGGAGAAGAAGTTGCGCTCCAAGAGACTCCTGGAGTTGAGCGACCAGAAGACGCAAGAGTTTTATGCCCAGTATATTGGAACGGAAGCTGAGGTTCTGTTTGAGAAGGCGCCTCGCGGCAAGGCCATGCATGGTTTTACCAAGAACTATGTGAGAGTAGAACTTTCTCCTGCGCTTGCCAAGGAAGAATATGACAATCAGTTGCTCCGTGTTCGCCTGGGCGATTTCAATCATGACAAAACGGCTTTGAAGGCAGAATTGCTCTAA
- a CDS encoding 4'-phosphopantetheinyl transferase family protein, with protein MALINVREVYPGVHLGLWQIGESVNDFLESYPWMKVYIKDLELYKSEGRKLEFLAVRALLREMLLIAGYSEEQIGKIGEITHDKCGKPLLNKFNISISHTRGFASVIISKSRSVAVDIEYYNDRVERIASKFLRRDEKAEGLDALLVHWCAKETVYKLFSAENLQYGEMRLKPFDPMMDWNCEVENLKSHKSVNVDFELTMEFVLTYAAL; from the coding sequence ATGGCATTAATAAACGTAAGAGAAGTTTATCCTGGAGTACATTTGGGATTGTGGCAAATCGGGGAGTCTGTAAACGACTTTCTGGAGAGCTATCCTTGGATGAAAGTTTATATTAAAGATTTGGAACTTTATAAAAGTGAAGGGCGAAAGTTGGAGTTTCTTGCAGTCAGAGCTTTACTTAGAGAGATGCTTCTGATAGCTGGATATTCTGAGGAGCAGATAGGTAAAATCGGAGAAATCACACATGATAAGTGCGGCAAACCTTTGCTCAACAAGTTTAATATCAGTATTTCTCATACCCGGGGCTTTGCTTCCGTCATTATTTCTAAAAGCCGTTCTGTAGCTGTAGATATAGAATATTATAATGATAGGGTGGAGCGTATCGCTTCCAAGTTTTTGAGAAGGGACGAAAAGGCTGAAGGGCTGGATGCTTTGCTGGTTCATTGGTGCGCTAAAGAAACTGTCTATAAACTGTTTTCGGCAGAGAATTTGCAATATGGGGAGATGCGGCTGAAACCGTTCGACCCTATGATGGATTGGAATTGCGAAGTTGAAAACCTGAAGTCGCACAAATCGGTAAATGTGGACTTTGAGTTGACGATGGAGTTTGTTCTTACTTATGCAGCTTTGTAA